The region CGAGAACCCGGGCATTTTTGCCTGAGGCCACTGACGCAAACTCTGCGGGTCACGGATGTAGCGTTTAAGAAAGTCCTCGCCGAAGTATTCGGTCGGGTTGTATGGAATATTCAGGTCCGGCCCGAACTGAGCATCCCCCGCGCCATTGAGTCGATGGCACGCCAGGCAATTTTTCTGAAACAGCGCAAAGCCCTTGTTCACCGGATCGTCCGCCTTCAGTACCGGATCCGGCAACAGCGCAGGGAAGCGCTCGGCCACCGGCGCCATGCGCTTGATGCTGGCGACTTCGAACGGCCATTGCTCGGGGCTGATATCGGCGGCCTGTGGATCAGTCCAGACCAGATAAAACGGACCGGCGCTGTGTTTGCCATCAGACAGCGGCGGCCAAGGCGTATTCGGGTCTTCAATGGCCAGCCAGGCGCGCGCGCCTGAGGCATTAAGCAACGGCGCCGCCGCCAGTTCGGCAGCAAAACCGTCCAGAGCAACAGCTTGCAGGTGATCTTCAGGTTTGATACCCGTCAACAATGCCGCCAACGGCACGGCGCGATAGCTCATGTCACGCTTATAAGAGACGTCATTT is a window of Pseudomonas sp. DC1.2 DNA encoding:
- a CDS encoding cytochrome c, encoding MDFDLLKTLVLFGALLFCAPLYAAQLNLELGASSRTWQTDELLKHPQTQTITVKNDVSYKRDMSYRAVPLAALLTGIKPEDHLQAVALDGFAAELAAAPLLNASGARAWLAIEDPNTPWPPLSDGKHSAGPFYLVWTDPQAADISPEQWPFEVASIKRMAPVAERFPALLPDPVLKADDPVNKGFALFQKNCLACHRLNGAGDAQFGPDLNIPYNPTEYFGEDFLKRYIRDPQSLRQWPQAKMPGFSAAVLPDGDLERLVAYLKHMATRKVKP